TTAACCATCCGATGCAACGGCTGCATGAGCCGCGCAATGGTTTTAACCAGCGAATAAACTTCGGGACGATTCACGATTTGCGCAAAAACCCTGAAGCTAAACTTTTCCATTGCGTTCGGCTTCTGTTGCGAACTGTTCCGTCGATTATGCAGCAGGTGATGATGCAAATCGATTTTGACCGGGCAAGCCTCGGTGCAGGCGCCGCAGAGACTCGATGCTGACGAAAGGTGTTTCCAGTCCTGCAATCCCCGCAGATGCGGTGTGATCACTGAACCGACTGGCCCGGAATAAGTTGTGCCGTAGGTGTGACCGCCAACATTTCGGAAAATCGGACAGACATTCAGACAGGCACCACAACGAATGCAATGCAGCGCATCGCGTTGTTCCGGATCTGCCAATAATTCTGTGCGACGATTGTCGAGAAGGACAACGTGAAATTCTTCCGGCCCGTCGCTCTCACCTGGTTGACGCGGTCCACCGTAGAGTGAGTTGTAACCTGTGATCGTCTGCCCGGCACCCGCAGTCGCGAGCATGGGCAGGAACAACGCCAGGTCTTCCATGCGCGGCAGCACCTTCTCAATACCCAGCAGCGAAATCATCGTCTTCGGCAATGCCGCCGTCAGACGCGCATTTCCTTCGTTCTCCGTGATTGAAATCATCCCCGTCTCGGCAATCGCGAAATTCGCGCCTGTGATCCCAATATCTGCCTTTACATATTTATCGCGCAATGCCCGTCGCGCAATCATCGTCAATTCTTCCGGACTATTCGTTGGCGCACTGCCAAGTTCTTTTTCAAAGAGTGCGCTGATGTCTCCGCGCGTCAAATGCATTGCCGGAAAAACGATGTGGTAAGGCGGTTCGTGACGCAGTTGGACAATGAACTCGCCGAGGTCGGATTCCACCACCTCAAATCCTTCCTTTTCCAACGCATCGTTCAAATGAATCTCCTCGGCGGTCATCGCCTTGGACTTCACAATCGTGCGGGCTTTCCGTGCCCGAATGATACCGATAATAATATCGCGGGCCTGCTCGGCCGTGCTGGCCCAATGCACCTTTGTGCCGCGCGCTTCCAGTTTGCGCGCGAATTCCTGGAGATACGTGTCGAGATGATTGATCGCCTCCCACTTGATCTCAGCGGCGGCTTGCCGCGCCGATTGCCAGTCTTGAAACGCAGCCTTCTTCTCGTCTCGCTTGACCTCGTATTTGCCGAGTGCCACCTGAATCAATTGGCGATGACGCAAATCATGGGTGATCTCCTCGGCCTGCTCCTTGAATTGTTCAGCAAAGGTATTCATTGTTGCGCCAATACCTCCGCCAAATGAATCGTCTTGAGCGGTTTACCCTGACGATTCAACAAGCCTTGCACATGCATCAAACAACTCGAATCATTCGAAACAATATAATCTGCGCCCGTTTGCTGGGCTGACGCGCATTTCACCTCGCCCATGGCGGTCGAAATCATCGGAAACTTCGCCGCGAAAGTGCCGCCGAAACCGCAGCAAGTCTCCGCATCCTTCATTTCAATCAATTCCAAATCACGAACCTTGCTCAGTAGAGCGCGTGGAGATTTCTTGATCCCCAATTCACGCAGTCCATGGCAACCGTCATGAAACGTTACCTTCGCCGGGAAGCGCGCGCCCAGGTCTGTCACTCCCAGTTTCGAAACCAAAAAATCAGAAAATTCCCACACGCGCTGCGAAAGCGATTGAGCGTTTGTGGCATGCTCAGTCTTTGCAAAAAGCTCCGGATAAAACACCTTGATCATCGCACCGCAGGAACCCGAAGCCACCACGACCGCCTCCGCATCCTTGAACCGGTTCAGCACATTGGCCGCCACCAGCCGCGATTCCTCCCAACAGCCCGAGTTGAACGCAGGTTGACCGCAGCAGGCAACTTCTTCCGGGCATTCGACCCGATGGCCTAATTTCTCCAGAATTTGCACCATGCTGATTCCCACCTGCGGAAACAGCGTGTCAACAAAGCACGGAATGAACAACGTAATTTTCATCAATATCAACTCGCAACGAACTCCCAGGCTCTGCCACCCATCCGCATGCCGGTTCGCATTCCATTCAAAACAGTTATTTCCGCCGACAACTGACGGTTAGCCATTTCGAAACGGAACGAGTTTCCTATCAAATGCACGGACCTTTTGAAAGCCGTAATAATTCCGCTTTCGACGTCGGGCCAGGGCAGCGGATTCACTCGAATCTTCTCGTTTGGCGTCATTTTGTCTCGGACTCCTTTATGGCATTTCAGCCTCAAAAGTTTTTTAACCTTCCGATAC
This portion of the Pedosphaera parvula Ellin514 genome encodes:
- a CDS encoding LutB/LldF family L-lactate oxidation iron-sulfur protein, yielding MNTFAEQFKEQAEEITHDLRHRQLIQVALGKYEVKRDEKKAAFQDWQSARQAAAEIKWEAINHLDTYLQEFARKLEARGTKVHWASTAEQARDIIIGIIRARKARTIVKSKAMTAEEIHLNDALEKEGFEVVESDLGEFIVQLRHEPPYHIVFPAMHLTRGDISALFEKELGSAPTNSPEELTMIARRALRDKYVKADIGITGANFAIAETGMISITENEGNARLTAALPKTMISLLGIEKVLPRMEDLALFLPMLATAGAGQTITGYNSLYGGPRQPGESDGPEEFHVVLLDNRRTELLADPEQRDALHCIRCGACLNVCPIFRNVGGHTYGTTYSGPVGSVITPHLRGLQDWKHLSSASSLCGACTEACPVKIDLHHHLLHNRRNSSQQKPNAMEKFSFRVFAQIVNRPEVYSLVKTIARLMQPLHRMVKGRSIDPAYSWTKTRDLPQMPKQSFKDWWRDRQ
- a CDS encoding (Fe-S)-binding protein produces the protein MKITLFIPCFVDTLFPQVGISMVQILEKLGHRVECPEEVACCGQPAFNSGCWEESRLVAANVLNRFKDAEAVVVASGSCGAMIKVFYPELFAKTEHATNAQSLSQRVWEFSDFLVSKLGVTDLGARFPAKVTFHDGCHGLRELGIKKSPRALLSKVRDLELIEMKDAETCCGFGGTFAAKFPMISTAMGEVKCASAQQTGADYIVSNDSSCLMHVQGLLNRQGKPLKTIHLAEVLAQQ